A genomic stretch from Amia ocellicauda isolate fAmiCal2 chromosome 23, fAmiCal2.hap1, whole genome shotgun sequence includes:
- the ogfrl1 gene encoding opioid growth factor receptor-like protein 1 has translation MGNLMGSLRYKEPSTVEECDSTWETDSDDSSSIPETGNPGDFSPCGDQDTPAPPQCADTRESSSKLKRSFYAAKDLYKYRHSYPNYKEPRQPSEYRNLRFYLNKIPLVPDGIYVEEILNKWKGDYEKLEHNHTYIQWLFPLREQGLNFYAQELTQDEIKEFQTTREAKRRFLLAYTVMLDFFGMKLLDKNGNVGRAANWQDRFQHLNESQHNYLRITRILKSLGELGFESFKPPLVRLLLEESLLEETVPNMKHSALEYFVYTIRDRKERRALLRFAQLHYRPAEQFIWGPLKKRKPGARTSSALEKNAAKSRPAKEPAAKIPSSPRVSGDDAGKAEGGGSDKPEEVNRAIPDGPPTQTEEKYSSKGERDPKDSKTAAENKAKHAGSCKTKPQHEGKIESKGRNDRNEYIDPIPV, from the exons ATGGGAAATCTGATGGGCAGCCTGCGGTACAAGGAGCCGAGCACAGTGGAGGAATGCGACTCGACCTGGGAGACGGACTCGGACGACAGCAGCAGCATCCCAGAGACGGGCAACCCGGGGGATTTCAGCCCATGTGgggaccaggacaccccagctcCACCACAG TGTGCAGATACACGGGAGTCCTCCTCCAAACTGAAGAGAAGTTTTTATGCGGCCAAGGATTTGTACAAATATCGGCACAGCTACCCA AACTATAAAGAGCCCAGACAACCCAGCGAATACCGCAACCTGAGGTTCTACTTGAACAAAATTCCTCTGGTTCCTGATG gCATTTATGTCGAAGAAATTCTCAACAAGTGGAAAGGGGACTATGAAAAACTGGAGCACAACCACACCTACATTCAGTG GCTTTTTCCATTGCGGGAGCAAGGCTTGAATTTTTATGCTCAAGAACTAACGCAAGATGAGATTAAG GAATTCCAAACCACCAGAGAAGCTAAAAGGCGCTTTCTCCTGGCATACACTGTGATGCTGGATTTCTTTGGGATGAAGCTGCTGGACAAGAACGGAAACGTGGGCCGAGCTGCAAACTGGCAGGACAGGTTCCAGCACCTGAACGA GTCTCAGCACAATTATTTGCGTATCACTCGCATTCTGAAGAGCCTGGGGGAGCTGGGATTCGAGAGCTTCAAACCCCCCCTGGTCAGACTGCTGCTGGAAGAGTCTCTGCTGGAGGAGACGGTGCCCAACATGAAGCACAGCGCCCTGGAGTACTTTGTGTACACGATCCGGGACCGAAAGGAGAGAAGGGCCCTCCTGCGTTTCGCCCAGCTCCATTACCGCCCCGCCGAACAGTTCATCTGGGGGCCTCTGAAAAAGAGGAAACCTGGTGCTAGGACGAGTTCGGCTTTGGAGAAAAACGCAGCCAAGTCCAGGCcggctaaggagcctgcagcgAAAATTCCCAGCTCTCCGCGGGTTAGCGGCGACGATGCAGGGAAAGCAGAAGGCGGCGGGAGTGATAAGCCAGAGGAGGTGAATCGGGCAATTCCAGATGGGCCGCCGACACAAACGGAAGAGAAGTACTCTTCCAAGGGGGAGAGAGATCCAAAGGACAGCAAAACAGCTGCTGAAAATAAAGCGAAACATGCCGGCAGTTGCAAGACAAAACCGCAACATGAGGGGAAGATAGAAAGCAAGGGCAGGAATGACCGCAATGAGTACATCGATCCGATTCCCGTATAG
- the b3gat2 gene encoding galactosylgalactosylxylosylprotein 3-beta-glucuronosyltransferase 2: MKSLFYSRFFILLPWVLIVIIMIDIDTKRTSGRSPAHLYVSRLGHTQRMDRTPRVSSNRSAAPVIYAITPTYSRAVQKAELTRLANTFRQVPHFHWLLVEDSHSRTELVSRFLARSGLPHTHLHVPTPRRYKRAGLPRATEQRNAGLGWLRQHRAPRDAGVVFFADDDNTYSLELFEEMRSTRTVSVWPVGLVGGRRYERPVVDKGRVVGWYTGWRADRPFAIDMAGFAVSLQVILANPKAVFKRRGSQPGMQESDFLKQITKVEDLEPKAQNCTRVLVWHTRTEKVNLGNEPKHRQDTVQIEV; encoded by the exons ATGAAATCACTTTTCTACAGCCGCTTCTTCATACTTCTGCCCTGGGTTTTGATCGTCATCATCATGATCGATATCGACACCAAGAGGACGTCCGGCAGAAGCCCTGCGCATCTCTACGTCTCCAGACTCGGGCATACCCAACGCATGGATAGGACACCCCGGGTCAGCAGCAACCGCTCCGCCGCGCCCGTCATCTACGCCATCACCCCCACTTACAGCCGGGCGGTGCAGAAAGCCGAGCTGACCCGCCTGGCCAACACTTTCCGCCAGGtgccccatttccactggctGCTGGTGGAGGACTCGCACAGCCGCACCGAGCTGGTGTCCCGCTTCCTGGCCCGCTCCGGGCTGCCCCACACGCACCTGCACGTCCCCACGCCGCGGCGCTACAAGCGGGCCGGCCTGCCGCGGGCCACCGAGCAGAGGAACGCGGGGCTCGGCTGGCTCCGGCAGCACCGCGCCCCCAGAGACGCCGGGGTGGTGTTTTTCGCGGATGATGATAACACTTACAGCCTGGAGCTTTTCGAAGAG ATGCGGTCGACACGCACGGTCTCCGTTTGGCCAGTTGGGCTGGTGGGCGGCCGGCGGTACGAGCGCCCCGTAGTGGACAAAGGCAGAGTGGTGGGCTGGTACACCGGCTGGAGAGCAGACCGCCCGTTTGCTATTGACATGGCAG GTTTTGCTGTAAGTCTTCAAGTGATCCTGGCCAACCCCAAAGCAGTGTTCAAGCGCCGGGGATCCCAGCCAGGAATGCAGGAGTCCGACTTCCTAAAACAGATCACGAAAGTGGAAGACCTTGAACCGAAAGCACAGAATTGTACTCGG GTCCTGGTTTGGCACACTCGGACCGAGAAAGTGAACCTAGGGAACGAGCCGAAACATCGCCAAGACACCGTTCAGATCGAGGTATAA